From the Theobroma cacao cultivar B97-61/B2 chromosome 2, Criollo_cocoa_genome_V2, whole genome shotgun sequence genome, one window contains:
- the LOC18608925 gene encoding ACT domain-containing protein ACR4 isoform X1, translated as MDCWSPSLTLDAEFEKLVIRMNPPRVTVDNATSRKATLIKVDSANKRGSLLEVVQVLTDLDLIIRRAYISSDGEWFMDVFHVTDQYGNKLSEVDVAERIQQKPKSSLHQFLLEWESSVLLVARAQLGPRAYSFRSLTRSVGVQAASKHTTIELTGRDRPGLLSEVFAVLTDLKCNGVAAEVWTHNSRMASVVYITDEATGSSIDNPERLTKIKQLLLYVLKGDRDQMRANTAVSVGSTHTERRLHQMMYADRDYDMNDADSGSTSEWSKPLVTVENCADKGYTVVNLRCLDRPKLLFDTVCTLTDMQYVVYHATVIAEGPEAYQEYYIRHMDGCPVSSEPERQRVINCLEAAIKRRASKGIRLELCSEDRVGLLSDVTRIFRENGLSVTRAEVTTRGSQAVNAFCVTDASGDPVKSETIEAVRKELGLTILHVKDDAYSKSPPQESGGFSLGTLFKSRSEKFLYNLGLIKSCS; from the exons ATGGATTGTTGGTCTCCTTCTTTAACGTTGGATGCAGAGTTTGAGAAGCTTGTGATTCGAATGAACCCTCCAAG GGTTACAGTTGATAATGCCACAAGCAGGAAAGCAACTTTAATTAAG GTTGATAGTGCTAATAAGAGAGGAAGTCTGCTAGAAGTGGTTCAGGTTTTGACTGATTTGGATCTTATTATTAGGCGAGCTTACATTTCTTCAGATGGGGAGTGGTTCATGGATG TTTTTCACGTGACAGATCAGTATGGGAATAAGCTATCTGAAGTTGATGTGGCCGAAAGAATTCAGCAG AAACCAAAGAGTTCCCTCCACCAATTCTTACTCGAGTGGGAATCAAGTGTTCTGCTAGTTGCTAGAGCG CAACTGGGACCAAGAGCATACAGTTTCAGGTCCTTGACAAGATCTGTGGGCGTTCAAGCTGCCTCAAAACACACAACTATTGAATTGACTGGGAGAGACCGACCAGGCTTGCTCTCAGAGGTTTTTGCTGTTTTGACTGACCTCAAATGTAATGGAGTAGCTGCTGAAGTGTGGACCCACAATTCAAGAATGGCATCAGTTGTTTACATCACCGATGAGGCTACTGGATCATCAATTGACAATCCTGAAAGATTAACGAAGATCAAACAGCTTCTCCTCTATGTTCTGAAAGGGGATAGAGATCAGATGCGTGCTAATACTGCTGTTTCTGTTGGCTCAACGCATACAGAAAGGAGGCTGCACCAGATGATGTATGCTGATCGTGACTATGACATGAATGATGCTGACAGTGGATCAACGAGTGAATGGAGCAAACCTCTAGTGACTGTGGAAAATTGTGCTGATAAGGGATACACTGTTGTGAACTTGAGGTGCCTTGATCGGCCTAAGCTACTCTTTGATACGGTTTGCACATTGACAGATATGCAATATGTGGTATACCATGCAACTGTGATAGCAGAAGGACCAGAGGCTTATCAG GAATACTACATCAGGCACATGGATGGTTGCCCTGTTAGTTCTGAACCAGAGAGACAGAGGGTAATTAATTGTTTGGAGGCTGCTATTAAGAGGCGAGCTTCTAAG GGCATAAGACTGGAACTCTGTAGTGAAGACAGGGTAGGCCTTCTGTCTGATGTGACTCGCATATTTAGAGAAAATGGTCTCTCAGTCACTCGAGCAGAGGTTACGACCAGGGGTTCCCAAGCTGTCAATGCTTTTTGTGTGACTGATGCGTCAGGAGATCCGGTGAAAAGTGAAACAATTGAAGCAGTTCGGAAAGAGCTTGGCCTTACTATACTTCACGTGAAGGATGATGCTTACTCAAAATCCCCGCCTCAGGAGAGTGGGGGATTCTCTTTGGGCACTCTGTTTAAATCTAGATCAGAGAAGTTCCTTTACAACCTGGGCCTCATAAAGTCATGTTCTTGA
- the LOC18608925 gene encoding ACT domain-containing protein ACR4 isoform X2, with protein MDCWSPSLTLDAEFEKLVIRMNPPRVTVDNATSRKATLIKVDSANKRGSLLEVVQVLTDLDLIIRRAYISSDGEWFMDVFHVTDQYGNKLSEVDVAERIQQQLGPRAYSFRSLTRSVGVQAASKHTTIELTGRDRPGLLSEVFAVLTDLKCNGVAAEVWTHNSRMASVVYITDEATGSSIDNPERLTKIKQLLLYVLKGDRDQMRANTAVSVGSTHTERRLHQMMYADRDYDMNDADSGSTSEWSKPLVTVENCADKGYTVVNLRCLDRPKLLFDTVCTLTDMQYVVYHATVIAEGPEAYQEYYIRHMDGCPVSSEPERQRVINCLEAAIKRRASKGIRLELCSEDRVGLLSDVTRIFRENGLSVTRAEVTTRGSQAVNAFCVTDASGDPVKSETIEAVRKELGLTILHVKDDAYSKSPPQESGGFSLGTLFKSRSEKFLYNLGLIKSCS; from the exons ATGGATTGTTGGTCTCCTTCTTTAACGTTGGATGCAGAGTTTGAGAAGCTTGTGATTCGAATGAACCCTCCAAG GGTTACAGTTGATAATGCCACAAGCAGGAAAGCAACTTTAATTAAG GTTGATAGTGCTAATAAGAGAGGAAGTCTGCTAGAAGTGGTTCAGGTTTTGACTGATTTGGATCTTATTATTAGGCGAGCTTACATTTCTTCAGATGGGGAGTGGTTCATGGATG TTTTTCACGTGACAGATCAGTATGGGAATAAGCTATCTGAAGTTGATGTGGCCGAAAGAATTCAGCAG CAACTGGGACCAAGAGCATACAGTTTCAGGTCCTTGACAAGATCTGTGGGCGTTCAAGCTGCCTCAAAACACACAACTATTGAATTGACTGGGAGAGACCGACCAGGCTTGCTCTCAGAGGTTTTTGCTGTTTTGACTGACCTCAAATGTAATGGAGTAGCTGCTGAAGTGTGGACCCACAATTCAAGAATGGCATCAGTTGTTTACATCACCGATGAGGCTACTGGATCATCAATTGACAATCCTGAAAGATTAACGAAGATCAAACAGCTTCTCCTCTATGTTCTGAAAGGGGATAGAGATCAGATGCGTGCTAATACTGCTGTTTCTGTTGGCTCAACGCATACAGAAAGGAGGCTGCACCAGATGATGTATGCTGATCGTGACTATGACATGAATGATGCTGACAGTGGATCAACGAGTGAATGGAGCAAACCTCTAGTGACTGTGGAAAATTGTGCTGATAAGGGATACACTGTTGTGAACTTGAGGTGCCTTGATCGGCCTAAGCTACTCTTTGATACGGTTTGCACATTGACAGATATGCAATATGTGGTATACCATGCAACTGTGATAGCAGAAGGACCAGAGGCTTATCAG GAATACTACATCAGGCACATGGATGGTTGCCCTGTTAGTTCTGAACCAGAGAGACAGAGGGTAATTAATTGTTTGGAGGCTGCTATTAAGAGGCGAGCTTCTAAG GGCATAAGACTGGAACTCTGTAGTGAAGACAGGGTAGGCCTTCTGTCTGATGTGACTCGCATATTTAGAGAAAATGGTCTCTCAGTCACTCGAGCAGAGGTTACGACCAGGGGTTCCCAAGCTGTCAATGCTTTTTGTGTGACTGATGCGTCAGGAGATCCGGTGAAAAGTGAAACAATTGAAGCAGTTCGGAAAGAGCTTGGCCTTACTATACTTCACGTGAAGGATGATGCTTACTCAAAATCCCCGCCTCAGGAGAGTGGGGGATTCTCTTTGGGCACTCTGTTTAAATCTAGATCAGAGAAGTTCCTTTACAACCTGGGCCTCATAAAGTCATGTTCTTGA